The proteins below come from a single Gossypium raimondii isolate GPD5lz chromosome 2, ASM2569854v1, whole genome shotgun sequence genomic window:
- the LOC105788837 gene encoding uncharacterized protein LOC105788837 has translation MLAWSKSIGRCTVSFISVLLTQLALFLVPLFFSASPILIQLTLSALVLVVVLGFGGWCKRLLGFNASAPAFVFCSIFFIWGVYIAIVRQAISPVMDVVLNVEMIMLIIGLFRIMLKDPGFVVCESFSLDELNENSVLGVQTHNESSLLQMRARYCKSCQTYVQGFDHHCPAFGNCIGQKNYVLFMVLLVGFITAEISYIVCSSQFASKFRVLEENRVESGSILVMARSTLLFCVLQVLWQGPFLIWHVYCICFNIRTEEWVNWKKYPEFQLNASSLSGENYQETSFKNPHNKGILQNVKEFLTLK, from the exons ATGTTAGCTTGGTCGAAATCGATTGGTCGCTGTACAGTTTCCTTTATCTCCGTTTTGCTTACTCAGTTGGCTTTGTTTTTGGTTCCTCTCTTCTTCTCAGCTTCTCCGATCCTCATTCAACTCACACTCTCAG CTTTAGTTTTGGTTGTAGTTCTGGGATTTGGAGGGTGGTGTAAACGGCTTCTTGGATTCAATGCATCTGCTCCAGCTTTTGTTTTCTGCAGTATATTTTTTATCTGGGGTGTTTATATTGCTATTGTTCGACAAG CGATTTCACCTGTTATGGACGTCGTGCTCAATGTAGAGATGATCATGCTCATCATTGGTCTTTTTag GATTATGCTGAAGGATCCTGGTTTTGTGGTTTGTGAGTCCTTTTCGTTGGACGAACTCAATGAAAATTCTGTTCTTGGTGTGCAAACTCACAATGAG AGTTCTCTTTTGCAAATGAGAGCAAGATACTGTAAGAGCTGCCAGACATATGTGCAGGGCTTTGACCACCACTGCCCTGCTTTTGGAAACTGTATTG GTCAGAAGAATTATGTCCTCTTTATGGTTCTTCTGGTTGGATTTATTACTGCTGAAATTTCTTACATTGTTTGCTCATCCCAGT TTGCTTCAAAATTTCGAGTTTTGGAAGAAAATAGAGTGGAG AGCGGTTCCATTTTAGTAATGGCTAGAAGCACATTGCTATTTTGTGTTCTTCAAGTGCTATGGCAG GGACCTTTTTTGATATGGCATGTCTACTGCATATGTTTCAATATCAGAACTGAAGAGTGG GTAAACTGGAAGAAGTATCCTGAGTTCCAACTTAATGCCTCATCTTTATCAG GAGAGAATTAtcaagagacaagttttaaaaatCCGCACAATAAAGGAATCCTGCAAAATGTCAAGGAGTTCTTAACATTGAAATGA